In the genome of Acidiferrobacterales bacterium, the window AAAGGCTCGGTCGCCGATCACTTCCGATTGCGTGGTAACGACATCAAGCACCGGCGAAAAACTGATGTCGATGCCTGTCTCCAGCACCTGAGTCGCCATCAGATAACCACCAAATTCCGCAACATCACAACCAAAGTCCGGATTTTCGTCGTAAATTCGGCCATATACGGCCTGTGGAGGCAACCGGGTCATGTGGGTTTTCAGTCGCTGGACCCGGCCTCCTTCCTGATCCACCGCAATGAGCAGGGCTGGAGACCGCAAGGCGTGAATCTCGTCGGCAAGGTGCCGCATCTGTTCAGGAGATTCATAGTTTCGGTCGAACAGCACGACGCCACCGATGATTGGGCTAAGCAAACGTTCCCGGTCGGTCGCTGACAACTGCCTGCCCGCGATGGCTGTCATCACAGGGCCCAACTGTTGATTGTCAGACGGACTCATGTCGAACTGCCGTCGTTGACATAGACCAGCGTGCCCACCTCAACGAGTTCAAATAACTTTAGAATCTGTGCATTGCGCATCTTGATGCACCCCGAGGAGCCCTCAACACCAACGGGATCGCTGTCAGGACAGCCGTGGATGTAAATAAAACGTCGCATGGTGTCCCGATCGCCGAGTCGATTGAATCCCGGCTCCAGACCGCTCAACCATAAAATCCGGGTCAGAATCCAATCTCTTTGCGGATTTTGTCTGGCCAACTTATCAGAATAGATTTCCCCTGTCGGCCGGCGTCTTACAAACACGGTGTTTTCCGGTGCATGCTTCCCGATCATTGCCCTGATGCTATGCCAGCCCCGCGGTGTCCGCCAACTGTTGATCTGCTCCCCCGCCCCGTTTCTTGCGGTCGACACCTTTGTGTTCATCAGGACTTCTCCCCCGTTTCCAAACGCGATCAGATTCTGGTCGGGTATATGAACTTCAATATACATCTCAATATCGAATCTCAAAGACTTGACGTCCGTTTGCGGATGTCCTCAATCAGCCCTTTCGAAGCGGCTTCAATCATGTCCAACATCAGCTCAAATGCTTCGCCGCCACCATAGTACGGATCTGGAATCTCCCGTGCTTCCCATTGTGGCGCAAAATCCATAAACAGACAGATCCGCCCCTTGTAGTCCGACGGGGCCAGCGATACAAGGTCCTCATAGTTGAACAGGTCCATCGCGATGATGTAGTCAAATTTCGCGTAATCCTGAAGATTCACCCTTCGCGCCCGCAAGTTTGAGATGCAGACTCCTCGTTTTGCCGCCGCTTCGATCGCTCGCGAATCAGGCCGCGCACCTACGTGGTATCCCGCGGTTCCGGCCGAATCCACCTTGATCTCGCAATCAAGCGAACGGCTTTCGACCATACTGCGGAAGACTCCTTCGGAAGAAGGTGAGCGGCAGATGTTGCCCAGACACACAAACAGCACACCATACTGTCTTCCCCCGGGTGCTCGGCTGATTGAACTTTCGATATTCATCGGTCCGCAAGCAGTTGTCTGGCGTACTCCAAATCCTGAGGTGTATCGATCCCCAGTGATTCGTAACTTTCTTCGATGACAACGATGATTCTATCACCGTTATACATCACCCTCAATTGCTCCAGTCTTTCGGCCGCCTCGAGCGGACAGACTTCCCGTTGGGCATGCTGCACCAGGTAACCCGCGTAATAGGCGTAGATTCCGATATGATGAAAAGCGATCTCACTTTCGATCGTCTGCGATGTGTGCCACGGAATGGCTGAACGGGAGAAATACAAGGCATACGAATTGTGGTCCACTACACATTTGACAATATTCGGATCCCGGAGCTCCGAGTGACATCGAAGAGGTTTGGCCGCTGTCGCCACCGCGGCCTCATCGGCTTCAGACAGTGCCGCGGCAACCCGATCAATCAGTGCCGGCGGGATGAGCGGCTCATCTCCCTGGAGATTGACAACGATGCGATCATTCGGCAAGCCCAATGTGGCGACCGCTTCAGCAACGCGATCGGTTCCGCTGGGATGATCAAATGAGGTCTTGCACGCAACAGCACCCGAAACAGATTCAATCTCCGGACCGATTCTCTCATCATCATAGGCGACAATGACATTTTCTGCTCCACTCGTTTTTGCACGTTCGATAACACGTTTTATCATAGACTTGCCACAGATATCTTCAAGTAGTTTACCAGGCATTCTTGAAGAATGGTAGCGGGCTGGAATTACGATGTCGAACGGACAATTCATGGATTTTCGGGATGGAACGACGTTTTTTTCCATACTGACAGCTTGTCTGCAAGCGTAACGACAAACTGATCGGAAACGGTCGCGTCAATTGCAACATACCACCAGTTATCCCGGGCGAACCCGCGACACTTGACTGCATCTTTCTCGGTCATCACCACAGTAACATTATCCTGATCGATGGAGTCGAAATCACGTTCGGTAAACTGATGATGATCCGGGAAGGGAACCCGGGTCAATTCGACTCCCAGATTCAGCAGCATATCAAAGAAACTATCCGGGTCTGCAATTCCAGCGACAGCCGTAATCCTCTGGCCCTTGAGATATTCCACGGTCCGTCTGTTTCCATTATCCCTGACATTGACCAACTGCGCAATTTCGTATCGCATTGCGTTCTCGTCACTACGTCCAGCTCCCTTTACCAGCTTAAGAGCTACCGAATCCAGACGGCCCGCCGGTTCACGCAAGGGCCCGGCTGGCAGACAAAACCCGTTACCGAATCGGGCCTTTGCGTCAACCAGCGCAATCGACAGATCCACGGCGAGTGAGTGGTGCTGGAGGGCATCGTCACAGACAAATATGTCGCAGTCTGTCCTCTCAAGCAGCATCCGTACGGCATCCGAACGTTTCTTGGCGACGGCAACTGGCACCTGGGCCCGCTGCGCGATCACGAGCGGCTCGTCTCCAACCTCATCAGGATTGCTGTCTGAGCGGACCATCAATGTGTCCGAGATATTCCGGCGGCCATAACCGCGGCTGACTACACCTGGTCGGAAACCATATTCACTGAGATAGTTGGCCAGCCAGATCG includes:
- the kdsB gene encoding 3-deoxy-manno-octulosonate cytidylyltransferase; the protein is MEKNVVPSRKSMNCPFDIVIPARYHSSRMPGKLLEDICGKSMIKRVIERAKTSGAENVIVAYDDERIGPEIESVSGAVACKTSFDHPSGTDRVAEAVATLGLPNDRIVVNLQGDEPLIPPALIDRVAAALSEADEAAVATAAKPLRCHSELRDPNIVKCVVDHNSYALYFSRSAIPWHTSQTIESEIAFHHIGIYAYYAGYLVQHAQREVCPLEAAERLEQLRVMYNGDRIIVVIEESYESLGIDTPQDLEYARQLLADR
- a CDS encoding low molecular weight phosphotyrosine protein phosphatase, with protein sequence MNIESSISRAPGGRQYGVLFVCLGNICRSPSSEGVFRSMVESRSLDCEIKVDSAGTAGYHVGARPDSRAIEAAAKRGVCISNLRARRVNLQDYAKFDYIIAMDLFNYEDLVSLAPSDYKGRICLFMDFAPQWEAREIPDPYYGGGEAFELMLDMIEAASKGLIEDIRKRTSSL
- a CDS encoding L,D-transpeptidase produces the protein MYIEVHIPDQNLIAFGNGGEVLMNTKVSTARNGAGEQINSWRTPRGWHSIRAMIGKHAPENTVFVRRRPTGEIYSDKLARQNPQRDWILTRILWLSGLEPGFNRLGDRDTMRRFIYIHGCPDSDPVGVEGSSGCIKMRNAQILKLFELVEVGTLVYVNDGSST
- the lpxK gene encoding tetraacyldisaccharide 4'-kinase, producing MTVDSFFRSVWNSRNPVALLLWPVSLIYCAIVSLRRVAYASGLCPISRFSEPIIAVGNITVGGTGKTPFTIWLANYLSEYGFRPGVVSRGYGRRNISDTLMVRSDSNPDEVGDEPLVIAQRAQVPVAVAKKRSDAVRMLLERTDCDIFVCDDALQHHSLAVDLSIALVDAKARFGNGFCLPAGPLREPAGRLDSVALKLVKGAGRSDENAMRYEIAQLVNVRDNGNRRTVEYLKGQRITAVAGIADPDSFFDMLLNLGVELTRVPFPDHHQFTERDFDSIDQDNVTVVMTEKDAVKCRGFARDNWWYVAIDATVSDQFVVTLADKLSVWKKTSFHPENP